From the genome of Streptomyces sp. NBC_01260, one region includes:
- the rplD gene encoding 50S ribosomal protein L4, which produces MSTIDILSPAGDKAGTVELPAEIFDAKTSVPLIHQVVVAQLAAARQGTHKTKRRGEVRGGGRKPYRQKGTGRARQGSTRAPQFVGGGVVHGPQPRDYSQRTPKKMKAAALRGALSDRARHSRIHVVTGVVEGGVSTKAAKSLFGKISERKNVLLVVDRNDEAAWLSARNLPQVHILDPGQLNTYDVIVSDDVVFTQAAFESFVSGPQTAETEGSDA; this is translated from the coding sequence ATGAGCACCATTGACATCCTTTCGCCGGCAGGCGACAAGGCCGGTACCGTCGAGCTCCCCGCGGAGATCTTCGACGCGAAGACCAGCGTTCCGCTGATCCACCAGGTCGTTGTCGCACAGCTGGCAGCTGCCCGTCAGGGCACGCACAAGACCAAGCGTCGCGGCGAGGTCCGCGGTGGTGGGCGCAAGCCTTACCGCCAGAAGGGCACCGGCCGCGCGCGCCAGGGTTCGACCCGCGCGCCGCAGTTCGTCGGCGGTGGCGTCGTCCACGGCCCGCAGCCGCGTGACTACTCGCAGCGCACCCCGAAGAAGATGAAGGCCGCCGCCCTGCGCGGTGCCCTCTCCGACCGGGCGCGCCACTCCCGCATCCACGTCGTCACCGGCGTGGTCGAGGGTGGAGTCTCCACGAAGGCAGCGAAGTCGCTGTTCGGCAAGATCTCGGAGCGCAAGAACGTGCTCCTGGTCGTCGACCGCAACGACGAGGCCGCGTGGCTCTCCGCACGCAACCTGCCCCAGGTGCACATCCTGGACCCGGGCCAGCTGAACACGTACGACGTGATCGTCTCTGACGACGTGGTCTTCACCCAGGCCGCTTTCGAGTCCTTCGTGTCTGGCCCCCAGACCGCTGAGACCGAAGGGAGCGACGCCTGA
- the rplC gene encoding 50S ribosomal protein L3, producing the protein MSKNIKGVLGEKLGMTQVWDENNRVVPVTVVKAGPCVVTQVRTNDSDGYESVQIAFGEIDPRKVNKPLKGHFAKADVTPRRHLVELRTPDASEYTLGQEVTAEVFESGVKVDVTGKSKGKGFAGVMKRHNFKGLGAGHGVQRKHRSPGSIGGCATPGRVFKGMRMAGRMGNERVTTQNLTIHAVDAEKGLLLIKGAVPGPNGGLVLVRTAAKGA; encoded by the coding sequence ATGAGCAAGAACATCAAGGGCGTCCTGGGCGAGAAGCTCGGCATGACCCAGGTCTGGGACGAGAACAACCGGGTTGTCCCGGTGACCGTCGTCAAGGCCGGTCCGTGCGTCGTGACGCAGGTCCGTACGAACGACAGCGACGGCTACGAGTCGGTCCAGATCGCCTTCGGCGAGATCGACCCGCGCAAGGTGAACAAGCCCCTCAAGGGCCACTTCGCCAAGGCCGACGTGACCCCGCGCCGCCACCTGGTGGAGCTCCGCACCCCTGACGCCAGCGAGTACACGCTGGGCCAGGAGGTCACTGCCGAGGTGTTCGAGTCCGGCGTCAAGGTTGACGTCACGGGCAAGAGCAAGGGCAAGGGCTTCGCCGGTGTCATGAAGCGTCACAACTTCAAGGGCCTCGGCGCCGGCCACGGCGTCCAGCGCAAGCACCGTTCCCCCGGTTCGATCGGTGGCTGCGCCACCCCTGGGCGTGTCTTCAAGGGCATGCGCATGGCCGGCCGGATGGGTAACGAGCGCGTCACCACCCAGAACCTGACCATCCACGCGGTTGACGCGGAGAAGGGTCTGCTGCTCATCAAGGGCGCGGTCCCCGGTCCGAACGGCGGCCTCGTCCTGGTCCGTACCGCGGCCAAGGGGGCTTGA
- the rpsJ gene encoding 30S ribosomal protein S10 gives MAGQKIRIRLKAYDHEVIDSSAKKIVETVTRTGASVAGPVPLPTEKNVYCVIKSPHKYKDSREHFEMRTHKRLIDILDPTPKTVDSLMRLDLPAGVDIEIKL, from the coding sequence ATGGCGGGACAGAAGATCCGCATCCGGCTCAAGGCCTACGACCACGAGGTCATCGACTCCTCGGCGAAGAAGATCGTCGAGACGGTGACCCGCACTGGTGCGTCGGTCGCGGGCCCGGTGCCGCTGCCCACTGAGAAGAACGTGTACTGCGTCATCAAGTCGCCGCACAAGTACAAGGACTCTCGCGAGCACTTCGAGATGCGCACGCACAAGCGCCTCATCGACATCCTCGACCCCACCCCGAAGACGGTTGACTCGCTGATGCGTCTCGACCTGCCGGCTGGCGTCGACATCGAGATCAAGCTCTGA
- a CDS encoding RNA ligase family protein has translation MRTHYPRTPHLPWSPGATSDDVRLTDLAGLTGAQVVVTEKLDGENTTLYADGLHARSLDSAHHPSRGRVKALQGRIGPRIPAGRRICGENVFARHSIPYEDLASHFYGFSVWDGDLCLGWDRTVEFLRDLGIPTPPVLWRGVFDARAERTLRALRLDTGRQEGYVVRPAEGFPAAAFGRRVAKWVRPRHVRTDTHWMHAAVVENALGPSAALWETRSGAPVDPAALAAAVRTGPGDAPAALATADALDALGLTGDDRLTGVLAALLHRTRRAALAPALAGPLGMPLARRTADLVGLAPSLHRPYPDEERRGGLARMSFAAGLPVLHAVAGALAGTPEAREQVEWSRLHAEEVGEPEGLREAFAGLEPDAADRCLAQAREAYAAGRISTAREAVAATWRWRSGDFPRLVHLVGPSGSGKSTFGRGLPGTDTYLSLDDLRLARGSRADQSANADVLREGLRRLEAALVPGATVVWDATSLNPHQRGLVHATAHRRNALVTHAVAWVGEEELTARNGRRAHPVPPEVLASQLRRFVPPYPSQAHRTWYIGTSGTVEDRA, from the coding sequence ATGCGTACGCACTATCCGCGAACCCCGCATCTGCCCTGGTCACCCGGCGCCACCTCGGACGACGTCCGACTCACCGACCTCGCCGGACTGACCGGCGCGCAGGTCGTGGTCACCGAGAAGCTGGACGGCGAGAACACCACGCTGTACGCCGACGGACTGCACGCCCGCTCCCTGGACTCGGCGCACCACCCGTCCCGGGGCCGGGTCAAGGCGCTCCAGGGGCGCATCGGCCCCCGCATCCCGGCAGGCCGGCGGATCTGCGGCGAGAACGTGTTCGCCCGCCACTCGATCCCGTACGAGGATCTGGCGAGCCACTTCTACGGCTTCTCCGTCTGGGACGGGGACCTCTGCCTCGGCTGGGACCGGACCGTGGAGTTCCTGCGGGACCTGGGCATCCCGACGCCGCCGGTGCTGTGGCGCGGGGTGTTCGACGCCCGAGCGGAACGGACGCTGCGGGCGCTGCGCCTGGACACCGGACGCCAGGAGGGTTACGTCGTACGCCCCGCCGAGGGCTTTCCGGCCGCCGCGTTCGGCCGGCGGGTGGCCAAGTGGGTGCGGCCCCGCCACGTCCGGACGGACACCCACTGGATGCACGCCGCGGTGGTGGAGAACGCGCTGGGGCCGTCCGCCGCACTGTGGGAAACACGGTCGGGCGCCCCGGTGGACCCCGCCGCACTCGCCGCCGCCGTGCGGACCGGGCCGGGCGACGCCCCGGCCGCCCTCGCGACGGCCGACGCCCTGGACGCGCTGGGCCTCACCGGCGACGACCGGCTGACCGGGGTGCTGGCCGCCCTGCTGCACCGCACCCGGCGGGCCGCACTGGCACCCGCCCTGGCGGGCCCGCTCGGCATGCCGCTCGCCCGGCGGACCGCGGACCTCGTGGGGCTGGCCCCCTCGCTGCACCGCCCGTACCCGGACGAGGAGCGGCGCGGCGGACTGGCGCGGATGTCGTTCGCCGCCGGTCTGCCGGTGCTGCACGCGGTGGCCGGCGCGCTGGCCGGGACCCCGGAGGCCCGTGAACAGGTGGAGTGGTCGCGGCTGCACGCCGAGGAGGTGGGCGAACCGGAAGGACTGCGGGAGGCGTTCGCCGGGCTGGAGCCGGACGCCGCCGACCGCTGCCTGGCCCAGGCCCGGGAGGCGTACGCCGCGGGCCGGATCAGTACCGCGCGGGAAGCGGTCGCCGCGACCTGGCGGTGGCGGTCCGGGGACTTCCCGCGCCTGGTCCACCTGGTCGGCCCCTCGGGCAGCGGCAAGAGCACCTTCGGCCGCGGCCTGCCGGGCACCGACACCTACCTCTCCCTCGACGACCTGCGCCTCGCCCGCGGCTCGCGCGCCGACCAGAGCGCCAACGCCGACGTGCTGCGCGAGGGGCTGCGGCGGCTGGAGGCGGCGCTGGTTCCCGGCGCCACCGTGGTCTGGGACGCCACCTCGCTCAACCCGCACCAGCGCGGCCTGGTGCACGCGACCGCCCACCGCCGGAACGCGCTGGTCACCCATGCCGTGGCCTGGGTCGGCGAGGAGGAGCTGACCGCGCGCAACGGCCGCCGCGCCCACCCGGTGCCCCCGGAGGTGCT